CCCGGTGGGCAGTGCCCAGTTTCTGCCTGTGGCCAAATGAGCATAGGGTGGCCCTCAGTGCCTGGTGAAGGGGTGCAACAGCCCCCAGCATCCTGGTGGGTAGGGAGGCAGGGTCTGGCCTCCAAACACGCCTTCAGGCCTTAAGCAAGGTGGGGCTCACCCAGCAGGCTGACTCTGACCACAGTCAAGCTGCTCGTCTGTCTGCGGGATAGCAGCAAGGCAAAATGGGTGTAGTCACTGTCCACCACCTGGATCTCCTCTCTGCTGGGCCCTGGCCCTGGGAGGGCACAGATATCAGGTTCCTCCTGGCCACTGCCCAGTCTACCCACCCATGGTCATCTCACCTGCATTGTGGTCTACCATGAAGTGTCCAGGCTGGGCTGCTGGGACCAGCACATAAGACCAAGTGTTGCAGCGCCGGCCCCTGCAAGAGTGATGGGCAGGGGCAGAAGGCTCTGGAAGTTGCCCAGGCCCAGCCAGAACGCCCCCCAGGAGGAATTCAGCTGTCCATTCACAGGGACCCACAGTAGGAGTGGCCAGGAGCCCTGTTTGGGCCCTGACCCATCTCAGACAACACAGAGGACTGGACCCTTCtcgccccagcctcccagctgCCCTTGACCCTCCTGGAGGGGCAGTATGTGACTTGTCCCTCCTAAGGAGCACAGACAACCTCTCAGTGGCCTTGACCATTCTCATGCTGGTGGCTTCTCTTTGGCGGGAGAAAGACCCCCAAATCCACGTCATGCAATGATgaaaaaggacatttttttctgggggtgcccctCACTGGGAATGCAAGGTGCATCCTGTGGGCATCATGGCCAGCAAGCCCCTGGGCTTTGCTGAGTGCTGCAGGGGCTGAGGCTGATGGCTCAGCGGAAGTGAGGGAAGGCACAGGATGGAGGCAGCCGCCTCGGGCTGACTTGAGCAGGCCTGGGAGCCCCACTCTGCCATTCCTTAGCAAGGCGTCCACTATTGCAGGGCGAAGTGCTTTTTGAGAAGTGACAAAGTGCAGCCTGGCCTGCAGGTACGGGCATGGGGAGGCTGCTCCGGTGCCCTCGTGGTTGAGCGGCATTCATGCTGGGTCCCCTGGCCTCCCCCATTAATCAACCATGGGCCCCAAACTGGGAACTAGAGATTTGTTCCAGAAAATGTCCTTTCTTCATCATTGCATGACGTGGatttggggttctttttttttttttttgtagagacagagtctcactttaccgccatcagtagagtgccatgatgtcacaggactcacagcaacctctagctcttgggcttcagcgattctcctgcctcagcctcccgagcagctgggactacaggcgcccgccacaacgcccggctattttttggttgcagttcagccagggctgggtttgaacccgccaccctcggtatatggggccggcgccctactcactgagccacaggcaccacccagatttgGGGTTCTTTTTCAGGCCAAAGAAGAGCCACCAGCATGAGAATGGTCAAGGCCTCTGAGGGGCCTTGGGCTGTGCTCCTTAGGAGGGACAAGTCACATACTGCACCTCCAGGAGGGTCAAGGGCAGTGGTGGGGGTAGGGAGAGAAGGGTCCAGTCCTGTGTTCTCTGGGATGGGTCAGGGTTTCCCCAGGAACTGGAGACTCCTCAGTGACGGGTCTGCATGGATGACTTCCAGGGCTGGTGGTGGCTGTGCTTGCCATGGGCTTGGGGCAGAGGGCCAAGTGTAGCTCCCAGTCTCCTGAAGGCTGACCTGTCCCCTCTCCTTCCTGTTAGGAGCTACTTTGGGACTATACCACCAAGCCTCCATGTGTGTTGTAGACACTATGCTACATGGAACCAAAATCTCTTAAGCAGTGAGGTTACCtggtcctcccctccccctgcaggCCAGGCAGGTGATGGAGGAGGGCAGCTGAGCCTGTGGGGGCAGGGCAAGAGTGAAGAAGCTGGTAGTGGTATTGGTatcccccaaaggggttgcaccGCCCCCCACAAGAGTCCTGCAGGCTGCCCACCAAGGACCTACTTCTCCCAGCCAATCAGAGCCCCTGCCCTCCTGTCTGAAGTGACCCAGTCAGGAAGGGCACGTGACTCACAAAGAGCCAATCAGAGGCTGTTCCCAGGCTGGCCTAGATGCCCCCTCCCCGCTTCACTGGGAACCTGAGACCTGTCAGCTTGGGCTGTCTGCCATGTGAGCAGAAGGCAGGTGGGACAGGCAGAACTGGGGTTGGAGGCTGAGCATAGTGTTTGTGCTCCTGGATTCAGCTGTATCTGAAATCCATCAGCTCTAGGCATACAGATCTGCAGCCCAGGAAATGCTTACCTTCTGAGCTGGGTTTGGTCACTGGCAGCCAGTCATAAAGCCATCAATGCTGAACTTAGCATTAGAAGGGGCCTCAGGACGTGGCCACAAAGCCCAGGGGATACCTGAGTTGTGGACACTGGGACACAGGCCTGGGGTCCTCACCTGCTTGGGACGGCAGGGACAGCCACTCACCGGGTCATGGCGTTTGACACCTTGAAGTGGCCATCAGGAGTCAGCTCGAAAGTGGTTGTGAAGGGGCTCAGGAGGGCCCGGTGCTCCTTCTGGAAGGTGTTGCTTGCCAGCCCAAGGACAAACCACTCTCCCTGGAACTGTGGGGACAGGCGGTGCAGGGCCAGagccccctccctccagccctggtCTCCTCAAGTGGCCCTGGGGCCAGGTCTGTGCCAGTGACACTGGCAGGAGCCAGAGCTGCCCTGACATGGGTGGCCCTCCTGAGCCTCCCCACATATAGAGAGAGATTGGGAGGGGTTCCAGGAGGGAGACCCAAGAACTCTGTTTAGGGTCCTTTTCTGTTGGAGGCTGGAGACTTGTCTGGGGGTCCTGAGAGCACGGTCCCAGCCCTGGTAGAGTGGGCTGACCTGACTGGACACCCTGGGCAGTGCCCCCTGGAGTGCATGGGCTCCTCCCTCCCCACATTTGGTCAGCTGCCTGGGAGCCCCATACCTGTTCTCCTTGGAAGCTCTGCATCTGAGATGGCACAGGCTGGGGACTCAGGGTCTGACCCCATAGGACATCCAGCAGTGTGAGCAGAAGCCACACCGTGTACCAAAGCCTCATCCTGGCCATTCCCTGCCCAACCAACAGAGGAGGAAATGGCCATTGGAGGGCGGGCTCCAGACCTCCTTCCTTAGGGCCACCTGGCAGGGCTCCTCCCTAGCACTGGAAGGACGGGCAGGTGCTGGATGGGGCAGGGCCTCCCCTGATTTGGCCATCCTATCCCCCAGGGTCTCCTGGGTCCTCACCTGAGGGGCAGGGACTCACTGTGTGCCCCAAGCCCTTGCTTTCAGATTCCCGAGCACCCCAGCTCTGCACCCCTCGTCTCTCTTCCAACTGTCCCACTTTAGGGACAGAGGCCCCAGTCACCCCTGTCACAGAATATCTCCTTCCAGACAGAGAGTGTGACCTGGCACAGTCCTGCCCAACAGGGCCCGGCTGTGGTCAAGCCAGGGAGTGCCCCTCCACAGAGCCTTGGCCTGCTAGCCCCAGGTGCTCCCCACCTCCCTGAAC
This region of Nycticebus coucang isolate mNycCou1 chromosome 2, mNycCou1.pri, whole genome shotgun sequence genomic DNA includes:
- the LCN12 gene encoding epididymal-specific lipocalin-12 isoform X2, which encodes MARMRLWYTVWLLLTLLDVLWGQTLSPQPVPSQMQSFQGEQFQGEWFVLGLASNTFQKEHRALLSPFTTTFELTPDGHFKVSNAMTRGRRCNTWSYVLVPAAQPGHFMVDHNAGPGPSREEIQVVDSDYTHFALLLSRRQTSSLTVVRVSLLGRNWALPTGTMDKFFCLGRTQGLSERNVAFPDLAGNRATGHRMGWSMGDLGGGRGALPWASKALGPLGVAEVWLAPGACS
- the LCN12 gene encoding epididymal-specific lipocalin-12 isoform X1: MTWIWGSFSRQREATSMRMVKATERLSVLLRRDKSHTAPPGGSRAAGRLGREGSSPLCCLRWVRAQTGLLATPTVGPCEWTAEFLLGGVLAGPGQLPEPSAPAHHSCRGRRCNTWSYVLVPAAQPGHFMVDHNAGPGPSREEIQVVDSDYTHFALLLSRRQTSSLTVVRVSLLGRNWALPTGTMDKFFCLGRTQGLSERNVAFPDLAGNRATGHRMGWSMGDLGGGRGALPWASKALGPLGVAEVWLAPGACS
- the LCN12 gene encoding epididymal-specific lipocalin-12 isoform X3, which codes for MTWIWGSFSRQREATSMRMVKATERLSVLLRRDKSHTAPPGGSRAAGRLGREGSSPLCCLRWVRAQTGLLATPTVGPCEWTAEFLLGGVLAGPGQLPEPSAPAHHSCRGRRCNTWSYVLVPAAQPGHFMVDHNAGPGPSREEIQVVDSDYTHFALLLSRRQTSSLTVVRVSLLGRNWALPTGTMDKFFCLGRTQGLSERNVAFPDLAEWQHQVGTC